The Penaeus chinensis breed Huanghai No. 1 chromosome 29, ASM1920278v2, whole genome shotgun sequence genome window below encodes:
- the LOC125040515 gene encoding uncharacterized protein LOC125040515 produces MNSLRILSHGAPLLALVCVVSAAKLQGYSAEGDTGLGITLGQVHGGAGHGGVGGGSVIPAIFVGSGVIPESAFGGVTGGVISGEYSAPSVVVAPIAARGFNVDIAGGFGSIAGPDVTSIDVPPVPNTAYITPRN; encoded by the exons ATGAATTCTCTGCGTATTTTG TCTCACGGTGCCCCTCTGCTGGCCCTCGTGTGCGTGGTGTCAGCTGCGAAGCTGCAAGGCTACAGTGCCGAGGGCGACACCGGCCTGGGAATCACGCTTGGCCAAGTGCATGGAGGCGCTGGCCACGGAGGCGTTGGAGGCGGCAGTGTGATTCCGGCCATCTTCGTCGGTTCTGGCGTGATTCCTGAGAGTGCCTTTGGCGGAGTAACTGGAGGCGTCATCAGCGGAGAATACAGTGCCCCGAGCGTTGTTGTCGCTCCCATTGCTGCTAGAGGCTTCAATGTTGATATCGCTGGAGGCTTTGGCTCTATTGCAGGCCCCGATGTCACATCTATTGATGTCCCACCTGTTCCTAACACCGCATACATCACTCCCCGAAACTGA
- the LOC125040279 gene encoding glycine-rich cell wall structural protein-like, with product MNPMRCAPLLALVCLASAAKLQGYSAGDDTGLGITLGQVHGGAGHGGVGGGSVIPAIFVGSGVIPESAFGGVTGGVISSEYSAPSIGVAPAAIGGFDTGATTGFDAGVAGVFDAGFSGGFDSDVVAEEYIPPVAGPDPAPVAVLPAPGNTYITPRN from the exons ATGAACCCA ATGCGTTGTGCCCCCCTGCTGGCCCTTGTTTGCCTGGCGTCAGCAGCGAAGCTGCAAGGCTACAGTGCCGGGGACGACACCGGCCTGGGAATCACGCTTGGCCAAGTGCATGGAGGCGCTGGCCACGGAGGCGTTGGAGGCGGCAGTGTGATTCCGGCCATCTTCGTCGGTTCTGGCGTGATTCCTGAGAGTGCCTTTGGTGGAGTAACTGGAGGTGTCATCAGTAGTGAATACAGCGCCCCGAGCATTGGCGTTGCTCCTGCGGCAATTGGAGGCTTCGATACGGGTGCCACTACAGGCTTCGATGCTGGCGTAGCAGGAGTCTTCGATGCTGGTTTCTCCGGAGGTTTTGACTCTGATGTCGTGGCAGAGGAATACATCCCGCCAGTTGCAGGCCCTGATCCCGCACCTGTTGCTGTCCTGCCTGCTCCTGGCAACACATACATCACTCCTCGCAATTAA
- the LOC125040341 gene encoding uncharacterized PE-PGRS family protein PE_PGRS46-like, producing MANIVHLLLTCVVPVVPQGYGSGGHGGLGVDLGGTGGHGGSDVGGGSVLPGVLVGSGELPESAIGGVGGSASAGAAGGVIGECDTPTASAAGIFDAGVAGNAIDVGISEEYTTPEVSPASPPDSEYAAPH from the exons ATGGCCAACATAGTGCA TTTG CTCCTGACGTGTGTGGTGCCCGTCGTCCCACAAGGATACGGTTCCGGAGGACATGGCGGGCTGGGAGTCGATCTCGGCGGTACAGGAGGCCACGGCGGCAGCGATGTTGGAGGCGGAAGTGTTCTCCCAGGCGTCTTGGTTGGCAGCGGTGAGCTTCCTGAAAGTGCCATTGGCGGTGTAGGTGGTAGTGCTTCTGCTGGCGCTGCTGGAGGAGTCATTGGAGAATGCGACACACCAACTGCTAGTGCTGCGGGCATCTTCGACGCTGGAGTCGCTGGAAACGCCATTGATGTTGGTATTAGCGAGGAATATACTACCCCTGAAGTTTCTCCTGCCAGTCCCCCTGACAGCGAATATGCTGCTCCTCACTGA
- the LOC125040561 gene encoding acanthoscurrin-1-like, with product MYPLNILIRGASVLVLMCVVSAVPQGYGSRGDGGLGVELGGAGGHGGSGVGGGSVLPGVLAGKVVLPESAIGGVGGSAPGDAAGGVIGGEYSAPSVGVVGGFDVGVAGGAGDVSHVSPPVSEYAAPH from the exons ATGTATCCACTGAATATTCTG ATCCGCGGTGCGTCCGTGTTGGTCCTGATGTGCGTGGTGTCCGCCGTCCCACAAGGATACGGCTCCAGAGGCGACGGCGGACTTGGAGTCGAGCTCGGCGGCGCAGGAGGCCACGGCGGCAGCGGCGTTGGAGGCGGCAGTGTGCTTCCTGGCGTCTTGGCCGGGAAGGTTGTGCTTCCTGAAAGTGCCATAGGCGGTGTAGGTGGTAGTGCCCCTGGTGACGCTGCTGGAGGAGTCATTGGTGGGGAATACAGTGCACcaagtgttggtgttgttggaggCTTCGACGTTGGTGTTGCTGGAGGCGCTGGTGATGTCTCCCATGTCAGCCCCCCTGTAAGCGAATATGCTGCACCCCACTAA